Proteins from a genomic interval of Phenylobacterium sp. LH3H17:
- a CDS encoding primosomal protein N', with amino-acid sequence MSRIASVLLPMPLPEAFDYAEPEGMELQVGDQVAAPLGPRLLRGVVTALREAAGGNRPLKLIEAKLDDPPLPPGTLEFIQWAARYSVDSPGSPLAIATRGARAPKARPEKVMELTGAAPARMTPARARVLEAAIKPLSPADLARAARVSSSVVKGLVDDGALVMRLIVPEVRYPEPDLALAGHPLNASQAAAAEALKAMVREGGFNVALLDGVTGSGKTEVYLEAAAEALARDPAAQVLVLLPEIALTQAVIARFESRFGARPGEWHSDVAPPMRRRVWEAVATGGCRIVVGARSALFLPFTRLALIVVDEEHDSSYKQDEGFIYQARDLAVARGKIEDAAVVLASATPSLESLRNAETGRYRWLKLSSRHGVARLPDISLIDLRETPPETGRWLSPPLVQAMVETFAAGEQTLLFLNRRGYAPLVLCKACGERMTSPDTDSWLVEHRYTGRLVCHLTGFSMPKPDKCPHCGARDSLTSIGPGVERVEEEARGLFPQARISVFSSDTVWDAKEARRLVASMADGEIDILVATQAAAKGHNFPKLTLVGVVDADLGLRGGDLRAAERTYQLLAQATGRAGRKDRPGRALLQTYAPEHAVMQALKAQDRDAFVEAEMAEREIMKLPPFGRLGAIVVSGPDPQALEAFVRTMAEAAPNAEGVEVYGPADAPLGLVRGRRRKRFLVRADRTVDLSAYLATWRARVRPPGAIRVSIDVDPYSFL; translated from the coding sequence ATGAGCCGCATCGCCTCCGTCCTCCTGCCCATGCCCCTGCCGGAGGCGTTCGACTATGCCGAACCCGAGGGCATGGAGTTGCAAGTCGGTGACCAGGTGGCCGCGCCCCTGGGGCCCCGACTGCTGCGGGGCGTCGTCACGGCCTTGCGCGAGGCCGCCGGCGGCAACCGGCCGCTGAAGCTGATCGAGGCCAAGCTGGACGATCCCCCCCTGCCGCCGGGAACCCTGGAGTTCATCCAGTGGGCGGCGCGCTATTCGGTGGATTCGCCGGGATCGCCGCTGGCTATCGCCACCCGCGGCGCCCGCGCGCCCAAGGCCAGGCCGGAAAAGGTGATGGAGCTCACGGGCGCCGCCCCCGCCCGGATGACCCCCGCCCGCGCCAGGGTGCTGGAGGCCGCCATCAAGCCCCTGTCGCCGGCCGACCTGGCCCGGGCGGCCCGGGTTTCGTCGAGCGTGGTCAAGGGGCTGGTGGACGACGGCGCCCTGGTCATGAGGCTGATCGTCCCCGAGGTTCGCTACCCCGAACCTGATCTCGCCCTGGCCGGCCATCCGCTGAACGCCAGCCAGGCCGCCGCCGCCGAGGCCCTGAAGGCCATGGTTCGGGAAGGCGGCTTCAACGTCGCCCTGCTGGACGGGGTGACCGGCTCCGGCAAGACCGAGGTCTATCTGGAAGCCGCGGCCGAGGCCCTCGCCCGCGACCCCGCCGCCCAGGTCCTGGTGCTGCTTCCAGAGATCGCGCTGACTCAGGCGGTGATCGCCCGCTTCGAGAGCCGGTTCGGCGCCCGGCCCGGCGAATGGCACTCCGACGTCGCTCCGCCCATGCGCCGCAGGGTCTGGGAGGCGGTGGCCACCGGAGGCTGCCGCATCGTGGTCGGCGCCCGCTCGGCGTTGTTCCTGCCGTTCACCAGGCTTGCCCTGATCGTCGTCGATGAGGAGCACGACAGCTCCTACAAGCAGGACGAGGGTTTCATCTACCAGGCCCGCGACCTGGCGGTGGCGCGGGGCAAGATCGAGGACGCGGCCGTCGTGCTGGCCTCCGCGACCCCGTCCCTGGAGAGCCTGCGCAACGCCGAGACCGGCCGCTATCGCTGGCTGAAGCTCTCCTCGCGCCATGGGGTGGCGCGGTTGCCGGACATCTCGCTGATTGACCTGCGGGAGACCCCGCCGGAGACCGGCCGCTGGCTTTCGCCCCCACTTGTCCAGGCCATGGTCGAGACCTTCGCCGCCGGCGAGCAGACCCTGCTGTTCCTGAACCGCCGGGGCTATGCGCCCCTGGTGCTGTGCAAGGCCTGCGGCGAACGCATGACGTCGCCCGACACCGACTCGTGGCTGGTGGAGCACCGCTACACCGGCCGCCTGGTCTGCCACCTGACCGGCTTCTCCATGCCCAAGCCGGACAAGTGTCCCCACTGCGGGGCCCGCGACAGCCTGACCTCCATCGGCCCGGGCGTGGAGCGGGTGGAGGAGGAGGCGCGGGGGCTGTTCCCGCAGGCGCGGATCTCGGTCTTCTCGTCCGACACGGTCTGGGACGCCAAGGAGGCGCGGCGGCTGGTGGCCTCGATGGCCGACGGCGAGATCGACATCCTGGTGGCCACCCAGGCCGCCGCCAAGGGCCACAACTTCCCCAAGCTCACCCTGGTGGGGGTGGTCGACGCCGACCTCGGCCTGCGCGGCGGCGACCTGCGGGCCGCCGAGCGGACCTATCAACTGCTGGCCCAGGCCACGGGGCGCGCGGGGCGCAAGGACCGGCCGGGCCGCGCCCTGCTGCAGACCTACGCCCCGGAGCACGCGGTGATGCAGGCGCTCAAGGCCCAGGACCGCGACGCCTTCGTCGAGGCCGAGATGGCCGAGCGCGAGATCATGAAGCTGCCGCCGTTCGGCCGGCTGGGGGCGATCGTGGTCTCGGGCCCCGACCCTCAGGCCCTGGAGGCCTTCGTGCGGACCATGGCCGAGGCGGCGCCCAACGCCGAGGGGGTGGAGGTCTACGGTCCCGCCGACGCGCCCCTGGGCCTGGTGCGCGGGCGCCGCCGCAAGCGCTTCCTGGTTCGGGCCGACCGCACGGTGGACCTCTCCGCCTACCTGGCCACCTGGCGGGCCCGGGTGCGGCCGCCCGGTGCGATCCGGGTGTCGATCGACGTGGACCCGTACAGCTTCCTGTAG
- the fsa gene encoding fructose-6-phosphate aldolase — MQLFLDTTDTAVLKDLAATGLVDGVTTNPTLIAKSGRPMLEVIAEICDLVEGPVSAEVAATDVAGMLAEGAKLAGVAPNVVVKVPLTRDGLIATAEFAVQGIATNVTLCFSAAQALLAAKAGATYISPFIGRLDDYGMEGMDLISEIRAIYDNYEFDTEILAASIRNPGHVTAAALAGADCATIPPNVFLDLFKHPLTEKGLEMFMSDWAKTGQSIL, encoded by the coding sequence ATGCAGCTCTTTCTCGACACCACCGACACGGCCGTCCTCAAGGATCTCGCCGCCACCGGCCTGGTCGACGGGGTGACCACCAATCCGACCCTGATCGCCAAGTCCGGCCGTCCCATGCTGGAGGTCATCGCCGAGATTTGCGACCTCGTCGAGGGCCCCGTGAGCGCCGAGGTCGCGGCGACCGACGTGGCCGGCATGCTGGCCGAGGGCGCCAAGCTCGCCGGTGTCGCCCCCAACGTCGTCGTCAAGGTGCCGTTGACCCGCGACGGCCTGATCGCCACGGCCGAGTTCGCGGTCCAGGGCATCGCCACCAATGTCACCCTGTGCTTCTCCGCGGCCCAGGCCCTGCTGGCCGCCAAGGCCGGCGCCACCTACATCTCGCCGTTCATCGGCCGCCTCGACGACTACGGCATGGAGGGGATGGACCTGATCAGCGAGATCCGCGCCATCTACGACAACTATGAATTCGACACCGAAATCCTGGCCGCCTCGATCCGAAATCCCGGCCACGTAACGGCTGCGGCGCTGGCCGGGGCCGACTGTGCGACCATTCCGCCCAATGTTTTCTTGGACCTCTTCAAGCACCCGTTAACCGAGAAGGGGCTTGAGATGTTCATGAGCGACTGGGCCAAGACGGGTCAGTCCATCCTGTAA